The Candidatus Aminicenantes bacterium DNA window CGAGGCGGGCGGCGAACGATAGAATCAGAAGAACCAGAGGATCCTCGATCCTGCGGCTCGAAAGCTTGAACCCGGCCAGGGTTGAAGAGAATGTCGGCCGGCTCGCCAGAAAGACGACGATCAGGAGAAGCCCGGCGTTGATTGCGTTCCAAAGGGCAAAAAAGACGCGATAGCGCTCGGCCGGAGGAGGGAGCGGGAGGGAGGACGATCTTCGCGCCAGCCGCGCCAGTCCCCAAGCGGTTAGAACGATTGCGGTCAGTCCGGGAAAAAGCTGCCATTCCACACCGCCGAGCCGGCCGAAGAGGCCTCCCCAGACATGGTTCCAGGGCGGAACGGCCAGGTAGTGTTGGAGCTGGGCGGAGTAGAACTCGACCTCCCATTGCGGCCGGATGAAATGCATCCGGGCATGAACCCGCAGAAAAGGCAGTATGTAAGGAGTGAGGCAGGCCCCGACCAGACCCGCGAAAGCGGCCGCTCGGGCCCAGAAACGGCCCTGCCGCCAGAGGCCCGTCTTGGCCAGGCTGTAAACGGCGAACACGGCCGCAAAAAAGGTGAAGAAGGCGCCGTAGTAGGCGCAGCTCAAGACCTGGAGAATGTAAAAGGCCGCCATACCGAAGGTGTTGCCCCAGGTCGGCCGCTGGAAAAACCGGTGCATGAAAAGGAGGGTGAACGGGATCCAGGCGAAATAGAGAATCTCGAGATGGCCGATGTGGGCGAAGCGATAAGGGCAGAAGGCAAAGATCAAGCCGGCCAGAAAGGCGGCCGGCTGCGAGCCGGTCAGCCTTTTGGTCAGGGCATAAGCCCCGGCCGCGCAGAGGAAAAACGAGAGGAGGAAGAGCAGGTTGAACAGCACCACCGGATTTTTCGTCAGCAGCCTGATCGGCGCACCGATCAAGGTCAGGCCGAAGAGCGGATCGCCGTAGAAAAGGACCCCTTGATAGGGATAGAAAATGTTCGCGTTCCAGAACGATTCCGTCCCGCCGATGACGCGGTAGTTCCAGGACAAGGCGTACATAGTATAGAGGGAATCGTGCGGGTCGCCGGCGATTTGGGTGGAAATCCTGGCGGCCACCGGCCAGGTCAGGAGGATCGAGACCAAGGCGAACGCGACCAGGATGGCCGCATCCCGCCGCCAACCCCCGGTCGCTCCCGTCCGCCCCATGGCCTCCCCTAGGTCAGACCCACCAGGCTGCGCAAAGATCGGACCTCGGCCCGCTTAAGAGGTCGGCACTGGCCGCGGGGAAGAGCCGCCAGCGTGAGCCCGGCGAACTCGACGCGCTTGAGCGAGCGGACCCGATGCCCGACGGTCTCCATCATCCGGCGCACCTCGCGCTTGCGCCCCTCGTGGATTTCGACTAGAACCACGCTCTGGCGGACGTTGCGGCGCAGAACCCGGACCCGGCCCGGCGCCGTGCGCCGGCCGTCCAGCCGGATCCCCTTCTCCAGCCTAGCGGCGCTTTCGTCGGTCATCTCGCCGTCGACTTCGACCGAGTAGATTTTTTTGATCTCGAACCGGGGATGGGTCAGCCGGTAGGCCAGATCTCCGTCGTTGGTCAGCAGAAGCAGTCCTTCGGAATCCAGGTCCAGGCGGCCGATCGGAAAGACCGCCTCGCGCATCTTGGGCAGCAGCGACATGACCGTCGGCCGACCTTCCGGATCGTCCCGGGTGACCAGGTATCCGGCCGGCTTGTTCAGGGCCAGGTAGACGAGGACCCGGCCCGGCTTGACGGCGCGGCCGTTGAGCGTGATGCGATCCTTCTCGTCATCGACCTTGACGCCCAGGTCCTCCACGGTTCGGCCGTTGATCTGGACGCGCCCCTCCCCGATCAGGCGGTCGGCCTCCCGGCGGGAGGCGACTCCCTGCATGGAAAGGTATCGATTCAGGCGGAGGATCATTAAAAATGGAACTGGAGGCCGCCCCAGAGGGTGAAGTCCCCCAGGTCGAGATCGATGTTCTGGATGCTCACGGAGACCTTGTGCCAACGGCCTTCCGCGGTCAGGCTGAAGCGACGGCCGAGCCTCAGGTCGAGGCCGGCCCCGAAATTGAAGCCGCCGTCATTGGCCTTGTCGATGTTGTGGATGTCGGCCGTATAATAGCCGTAGCCGAGGGTGACGAACGGCTGCAGGAAGAGCAGGGGGAAGTACAGCTTGCCGTTAACCCCGATGTAGCTGTAGTCGTTGGCCGCCTGGTCCCAGTTGGGGATGATCGTGCCGCCGCCCAAGATGATGTTGTGGGAGGCCCGGAAGTAGTTGAGCTCGACCCCGATCATCAGAATCCGCAGGCCCGCCCGCAGACCATAGACGAAGGTCGTGTCCGTGTCGAAAGTGGTGGTCAGCGTGCTCGGCGACTGGGCCGACGTGCCGCCGAAGGCTCCCAGGTAGATCCCGACCTGGGAGAACGCGGGAACGGCCAGGGCGGCGAGGAGTGCGGAGGCCGCCAGGATTGTCCGTCCTTTTCTCATGGCGCCACTCTCCTTCCTTCTTCCTTCCTTTGCCAGCCTCCCCATTGTCGGCTCCGGCCCGGCTTTTGTCAAGGCAGCGCCGGCCTAAACTCCCGCGTTCCGAATCCGTATCATATCCTGTTAGAATAGACCGCCTTCGGGAGTGACATGTCCAAGATCCATTGGGGCGAATCGTTTGGGATGGCCATGGGGTCTCTCTGGACCAACAAACTGCGGACCTTCCTGACCCTGCTCGGAATCATCATCGGGGTCCTGACGATCATCGCGGTCGTCTCGGTCATCCAGGGCTTGAACACCTATGTCTACACCAAGATGTCCTTCTACGGGGCCAACGACTTCTCGGTCTCCAAGTTCTCCATGATCGGGACCTCGCTGAAGGATTTCCGGGAGCAACTGAAGCGCAAGGACCTGACCCTGGACGAGATGCGCCTGCTGCGGGAGCGCTGCCGGTCGGCCGAGCTCGTCGGCGCCAGCGTCAGCACCAACCGGACCGCCAAAGCCGGCGCCCTCTCGATCAAGGGGACGGAGATCCGCGGCGTAACTTCGCTCGATCACCTGATCGGCTCGGTCGTCGAGTTGGATCGCGGCCGCCACATCCTCAAGGAGGAGGAGGACCGCTCCCGGCCCGTCTGCGTCATCGGCTCCGAAGTGGCCGAGAATCTCTTTCCGGGCCGCGACGCCCTGGGCCGCTGGATCAAAGCCGGCGGCGACAACTTCCTGATCGTCGGCGTGGGCAAGGCCAAGGGCAAGATCCTCGGGTTCAGCCAGGACAACTACGTCCGCATTCCGATCACGACTTTCCTTAAGGTCTACGGCTCGCGCCGGTCAATCGACATCAACATCCACACGGCCGGGCAGGCCGAGATGGCAGCCGCGCAGGAGGAGGTCCGGACCCTGTTGCGGAGCGCCCGCAAGAGGGACTACACCGAACCGGACGACTTTTCCTTCCGGACCTCCGAAACCTTCATCCAGTTCTACAAGACCGCCACCGCGGGCATCTACTTTGCCATGATCGGCATCGCCTCGATCGCCCTGCTGGTCGGGGGAATCGTGGTCATGAACATCATGCTCGTCTCGGTCACCGAACGGACCAAGGAGATCGGCGTGCGAATGGCCATCGGCGCCCGGCGCAAGGACATCCTGGCCCAGTTTCTGATCGAGGCCACCGCCATGGCCGGCCTGGGCGGCCTCGTCGGCATCGGCCTCGGCCTCCTGCTGGCCAAGGGCATCTCGGCCGCCACGGCGATGCCTTCGTCGGTCGACCCCGTCTCGGTGGTCATGGCCATCCTGATGTCCTCCTCGCTGGGCCTGTTCTTCGGCATCTATCCGGCCAACAAAGCCGCTAAGCTCGACCCGGTCGAAGCGCTGAGGTCCGAACTATGATCCGCCAGGGCATCTTCAAGGAAATCCTGTCCATGGCCTTCGATTCCCTGCGCAGCCACAAGCTGCGATCCTTTCTGACCCTGCTCGGGATCATGATCGGGGTCATGACGGTCATCGGCATGGTCTCGATCATCCAGGGCCTGAACGCCTCTTTCCTCAAGGAGCTGCAGGCGGCCGGATCGGACCTGATCATGATCCGCAAGTACGAGCCGGTCCAGATGGGCCGCATGGATGAAGAGCTGCGCCAGCGCAAGAACCTGACCTATGAGGACGTCCAGGCCCTGGAGCGGGAGTGCCCGCTGATCAAGGCCGTGGCCGTTAACCTGACGCCCAGCTTCTTCCAGGCCATCGAGGTCAAGTACCGCGAGATCAAGACCGACAACGCCATGATCGTGGGCATCAACGAGAAGTTCCCGATCGTCTACAATATCTATCTGCCCAAGGACGGCCGCTTCCTGA harbors:
- a CDS encoding outer membrane beta-barrel protein; the protein is MRKGRTILAASALLAALAVPAFSQVGIYLGAFGGTSAQSPSTLTTTFDTDTTFVYGLRAGLRILMIGVELNYFRASHNIILGGGTIIPNWDQAANDYSYIGVNGKLYFPLLFLQPFVTLGYGYYTADIHNIDKANDGGFNFGAGLDLRLGRRFSLTAEGRWHKVSVSIQNIDLDLGDFTLWGGLQFHF
- a CDS encoding pseudouridine synthase, which produces MILRLNRYLSMQGVASRREADRLIGEGRVQINGRTVEDLGVKVDDEKDRITLNGRAVKPGRVLVYLALNKPAGYLVTRDDPEGRPTVMSLLPKMREAVFPIGRLDLDSEGLLLLTNDGDLAYRLTHPRFEIKKIYSVEVDGEMTDESAARLEKGIRLDGRRTAPGRVRVLRRNVRQSVVLVEIHEGRKREVRRMMETVGHRVRSLKRVEFAGLTLAALPRGQCRPLKRAEVRSLRSLVGLT
- a CDS encoding ABC transporter permease, coding for MSKIHWGESFGMAMGSLWTNKLRTFLTLLGIIIGVLTIIAVVSVIQGLNTYVYTKMSFYGANDFSVSKFSMIGTSLKDFREQLKRKDLTLDEMRLLRERCRSAELVGASVSTNRTAKAGALSIKGTEIRGVTSLDHLIGSVVELDRGRHILKEEEDRSRPVCVIGSEVAENLFPGRDALGRWIKAGGDNFLIVGVGKAKGKILGFSQDNYVRIPITTFLKVYGSRRSIDINIHTAGQAEMAAAQEEVRTLLRSARKRDYTEPDDFSFRTSETFIQFYKTATAGIYFAMIGIASIALLVGGIVVMNIMLVSVTERTKEIGVRMAIGARRKDILAQFLIEATAMAGLGGLVGIGLGLLLAKGISAATAMPSSVDPVSVVMAILMSSSLGLFFGIYPANKAAKLDPVEALRSEL